One genomic region from Strix uralensis isolate ZFMK-TIS-50842 chromosome 5, bStrUra1, whole genome shotgun sequence encodes:
- the LOC141944159 gene encoding LOW QUALITY PROTEIN: cytosolic carboxypeptidase 3-like (The sequence of the model RefSeq protein was modified relative to this genomic sequence to represent the inferred CDS: inserted 2 bases in 2 codons), which yields MDLVFTRLSVQTVSDNLGLRDDWHLRSLDTRCIRSLNGEPLRPVPCNGDPCPRLSTAELYTQGICINASGNGRGVQTCERSLPLMQIVHQKGDNTLICEARFESGNLQKVVKVNEFEYQLILRTDLYTSRHTQWYYFQVNNMQAGMPYRFTIVNFTKHNSLYKCGLWPLLYSEADAKKHKVGWRRTGDEIKYYKNNAGQGKRQYFSLTWTFPFPHDQDTCYSAHCCPYTYSNLQEYLVAISKDPVKSKFCKIHILCHSLAGNTVCVLTITSPPRSGKGTKKKAVILTARVHPGETNSSWIMKGFLDYILGNSDKAQLLRDNFVFKVVPMLNPDGVTVGNHRCSLTGQDLNRKYGSNMKKFYPSIWYTRNMIKRVMGEHDVLLYCDIHGHNRKQNVFMYGCERKQQAKAPYMHPRVFPLLLSKSCPDKFSFPDCCFRVQKSKKGTGRVVMWKMGINNSYTLEASICGSKLGCRQSTHFNVXDLESIGQHFCDALLNCCVHNKEEHEKVVKQQARVNSKVLNSDVLDWDSSSQTSDXPISCDLVAHQIKLCTKVCRDFFLKKPKTSGKHFHSIAKNRSHKSKNTQGIETQHKIFQVLDPVKKVRTPVTANSRRCRGFSVLLQ from the exons atgGATCTGGTGTTTACAAGACtgtctgtgcaaactgtttctgataatcttgGTCTCAGAGATGactggcatctgagaagcctggataCAAGATGTATACGgagcttaaatg GTGAACCCCTCAGACCGGTACCGTGTAATGGGGATCCTTGCCCCAGGCTCTCTACAGCAGAACTCTACACTCAAGGGATCTGCATCAATGCCAGCGGTAATGggagaggagttcaaacatg TGAGAGATCTCTACCCCTGATGCAGATCGTCCATCAGAAAGGGGACAACACACTGATCTGCGAAGCACGGTTTGAGAGTGGGAATTTGCAGAAGGTGGTCAAAGT CAATGAATTTGAGTACCAGCTGATCTTGCGCACCGACCTCTACACAAGCAGACACACGCAGTGGTACTACTTCCAAGTAAACAATATGCAGGCAGGGATGCCATATCGCTTCACTATTGTCAACTTTACCAAGCACAACAGTCTATATAAATGTGGCTTGTGGCCACTGTTATACTCAGAAGCCGATGCTAAGAAACACAAGGTTGGCTGGCGAAGGACTGGAGATGAAATCAAGTATTACAAAAACAATGCAGGCCAAGGTAAACGTCAGTACTTCTCACTCACTTGGACGTTCCCGTTCCCTCATGACCAGGACACCTGCTACTCTGCCCACTGCTGTCCTTACACCTACTCCAACCTGCAGGAGTACCTGGTGGCCATCTCTAAAGATCCAGTGAAGTCCAAATTCTGCAAGATTCACATCTTGTGCCATTCACTGGCAGGAAACACAGTGTGTGTTTTAACTATCACCAGCCCCCCCAGAAGTGGCAAGGGCACCAAGAAGAAGGCTGTGATACTAACCGCAAGGGTGCATCCGGGAGAAACTAACAGTTCCTGGATAATGAAGGGCTTTCTGGATTACATTCTTGGTAATTCAGACAAAGCTCAACTCCTGCGGGACAATTTTGTCTTCAAAGTGGTACCCATGTTGAATCCAGATGGTGTGACTGTGGGAAATCACCGCTGCTCTTTAACTGGTCAGGACCTGAACCGCAAATATGGATCTAACATGAAAAAATTTTATCCTTCCATTTGGTATACCCGAAACATGATCAAAAG AGTGATGGGGGAACATGATGTTCTCCTGTATTGTGATATCCATGGTCacaacaggaaacaaaatgtCTTCATGTATGGTTGTGAGAGAAAGCAGCAAGCAAAAGCACCATACATGCATCCACGTGTCTTCCCACTCCTGCTGAGCAAGAGCTGCCCAGATAAG TTCTCATTCCCAGACTGCTGTTTCAGGGTCCAAAAGAGCAAAAAAGGCACAGGTCGAGTGGTAATGTGGAAGATGGGCATCAACAACAGCTACACTTTGGAAGCCTCTATCTGTGGCTCTAAGTTGG GCTGCAGACAAAGCACCCATTTCAATG AAGACTTGGAGTCAATAGGACAGCATTTCTGTGATGCTCTTTTGAACTGCTGTGTTCATAACAAGGAG GAACATGAGAAAGTGGTGAAACAGCAAGCCAGGGTGAACTCCAAGGTCCTCAATTCTGATGTGTTAGACTGGGATTCCAG CAGCCAAACTTCTG ACCCGATCTCCTGTGACCTTGTTGCACACCAGATAAAACTATGCACCAAGGTATGCCGTGactttttctt aaaaaaacccaaaacatcaggaaaacattttcacagcATTGCTAAGAACAGAAgtcataaaagcaaaaat ACTCAAGGCATTGAAACTCAACATAAGATATTTCAGGTACTTGACCCAGTGAAAAAAG TCAGAACACCCGTTACTGCAAACTCCAGGAGATGTAGAGGGTTCTCTGTCCTGCTTCAGTAG
- the LOC141944700 gene encoding LOW QUALITY PROTEIN: transmembrane protein 140-like (The sequence of the model RefSeq protein was modified relative to this genomic sequence to represent the inferred CDS: inserted 2 bases in 2 codons), whose protein sequence is MAITAGIPKADFTMLSREHAGTRTGLLQQRYTGHLLYALTLLKSAGTLVLMLYALLWEAGNLVDLPDKRIGFYNFCLWNETAGRLQCLEYEHLQMMGISLPGIVIARVCVYACLVFSIFYPSFVARVKCTEETEGWKVITVILIIKTIILSGGLGIFLFQTTQWIQPSDXALLGSQALLLLQILTATMYLSWAKHXTSCQTPFTAEALPIEFGSEEDARCKSY, encoded by the exons ATGGCAATCACAG CAGGCATCCCCAAAGCAGACTTTACCATGCTATCAAGAGAGCATGCAGGTACCAGGACGGGTTTGCTGCAACAGAGGTACACCGGGCACCTGCTCTATGCGCTGACCCTACTCAAGTCTGCCGGGACCTTGGTCTTGATGCTCTATGCGCTGCTGTGGGAAGCTGGGAACCTGGTCGACCTCCCTGACAAACGCATTGGCTTTTACAACTTCTGCCTGTGGAATGAGACAGCCGGCCGGCTACAGTGCCTGGAGTACGAGCACCTGCAGATGATGGGCATCAGCCTACCAGGAATAGTGATAGCCAGAGTCTGTGTGTATGCCTGCCTGGTCTTCAGCATCTTCTACCCCAGTTTTGTTGCACGTGTGAAGTGCACAGAGGAGACAGAGGGCTGGAAGGTGATCACCGTCATACTCATCATCAAGACGATAATCCTGTCTGGAGGTCTGGgtatatttcttttccaaaccACACAGTGGATTCAGCCCTCTG TGGCACTGCTTGGGTCTCAGGCTCTGCTACTGCTCCAGATTCTCACTGCCACTATGTACCTCAGCTGGGCCAAGC ACACCTCGTGTCAAACCCCTTTTACTGCGGAGGCCCTGCCCATTGAGTTTGGCAGTGAAGAAGATGCAAGATGCAAGAGCTATTGA